From a region of the Triticum aestivum cultivar Chinese Spring chromosome 7D, IWGSC CS RefSeq v2.1, whole genome shotgun sequence genome:
- the LOC123165226 gene encoding cysteine-rich receptor-like protein kinase 6, protein MTAADCRTCLRDIIGEFTPEYFVGKPGGRVFRVRCNFRFETYSFFSGHPLLQLPAMLPPSPAPAPAATGEGETRHRRTGLVLAITLPIAAALLLLIVTCVCFWRRKLAKRKPSVQCKLSLFFLFQFNCKLR, encoded by the exons ATGACGGCGGCCGACTGCCGGACCTGCCTCCGGGACATAATTGGGGAATTTACCCCCGAGTATTTTGTCGGGAAGCCAGGCGGGAGAGTCTTCCGTGTGCGCTGCAACTTCCGGTTCGAGACGTATTCTTTCTTCTCTGGGCACCCACTGCTACAACTCCCGGCCATGTTGCCGccttcgccggcgccggcgccagcgGCGACCGGAGAAG GAGAAACAAGACATAGGAGGACAGGTTTGGTCTTGGCCATTACACTGCCTATAGCTGCCGCACTACTGCTTCTCATTGTAACGTGCGTTTGCTTTTGGAGGAGAAAACTGGCAAAGAGAAAGCCCTCAGTACAATGTAAGCtgagtttattttttctttttcaatTCAACTGCAAGCTAAGATAA